A single Vigna radiata var. radiata cultivar VC1973A chromosome 8, Vradiata_ver6, whole genome shotgun sequence DNA region contains:
- the LOC106770900 gene encoding abscisic acid receptor PYL4-like, whose amino-acid sequence MPPNPPMSSLLLHLINHNDSAAAAAADCHDTLLVKPFGAVPDAVARYHTHAVAENQCCSAVVQEISASVATVWSVVRRFDNPQAYKHFVKSCHVIGGDGEVGTLREVHVISGLPAARSTERLEILDDERHVISFSVVGGDHRLSNYRSVTTLHPAAAGSGTVVVESFVVDVPPGNTPEDTRVFVDTIVRCNLQSLAQTSENLTPQNNNINDNTNNYKFSS is encoded by the coding sequence ATGCCACCGAACCCACCCATGTCTTCTCTTCTCCTCCACCTGATCAACCACAACGActccgccgccgccgccgccgcagACTGTCATGACACCCTACTCGTCAAGCCCTTTGGGGCTGTACCAGACGCCGTGGCGCGTTACCACACTCACGCGGTAGCGGAAAACCAGTGCTGCTCGGCGGTGGTGCAGGAGATCTCCGCCTCCGTGGCCACCGTGTGGTCCGTCGTGCGGCGCTTCGACAACCCACAGGCCTACAAGCACTTCGTGAAGAGCTGCCATGTCATAGGAGGCGACGGCGAGGTCGGGACACTCCGAGAAGTCCATGTCATCTCCGGCCTTCCGGCAGCGCGGAGCACCGAGCGCCTCGAGATCCTAGACGATGAGCGCCATGTCATCAGTTTCAGTGTCGTCGGCGGGGACCACCGCCTCTCCAACTACCGCTCCGTCACCACCCTCCATCCCGCCGCTGCCGGTTCCGGAACGGTGGTTGTGGAGTCCTTCGTGGTGGACGTGCCACCCGGGAACACGCCCGAAGACACGCGCGTGTTCGTCGATACAATCGTAAGGTGCAACCTTCAGTCACTTGCGCAAACCTCGGAGAACTTAACGCCACAGAACAACAACATCAATGACAACACCAACAATTACAAGTTCAGTTCCtaa